Proteins from a single region of Primulina tabacum isolate GXHZ01 chromosome 5, ASM2559414v2, whole genome shotgun sequence:
- the LOC142545751 gene encoding UPF0161 protein At3g09310-like isoform X2: protein MAVISTINCKHYHELFHFNNPDSKLNPSQLSALFQKHHSSWKERRRFGVVSCSGEDSGQTGAQDDEKVSVGVKAALSMLRFYKREISPLLPNRCRYVPTCSESSMIAYKKYGVAKGTLLTAWRLCRCNALGGSGFDPPRWFDETTPPEQ from the exons ATGGCGGTAATTTCGACTATCAACTGTAAACATTATCACGAACTCTTCCACTTCAACAACCCTGATTCCAAACTTAATCCTTCCCAATTATCGGCACTGTTTCAGAAGCACCATTCTTCA TGGAAAGAGCGACGTCGTTTTGGGGTCGTTAGTTGTTCAGGCGAGGATTCGGGTCAGACCGGTGCACAAG ATGATGAAAAGGTTAGTGTAGGCGTTAAAGCAGCATTGTCTATGCTACGGTTCTACAAAC GGGAAATCTCGCCGTTGTTGCCAAATAGATGTCGGTATGTTCCGACATGTAGTGAGTCTTCGATGATTGCTTACAAGAAGTATGGAGTTGCAAAGGGGACCCTGTTGACTGCCTGGCGCCTTTGTCGTTGCAATGCTCTTG GTGGATCCGGCTTTGATCCCCCTAGATGGTTTGATGAGACAACTCCACCCGAGCAGTGA
- the LOC142545751 gene encoding UPF0161 protein At3g09310-like isoform X1, with protein sequence MAVISTINCKHYHELFHFNNPDSKLNPSQLSALFQKHHSSVNWKERRRFGVVSCSGEDSGQTGAQDDEKVSVGVKAALSMLRFYKREISPLLPNRCRYVPTCSESSMIAYKKYGVAKGTLLTAWRLCRCNALGGSGFDPPRWFDETTPPEQ encoded by the exons ATGGCGGTAATTTCGACTATCAACTGTAAACATTATCACGAACTCTTCCACTTCAACAACCCTGATTCCAAACTTAATCCTTCCCAATTATCGGCACTGTTTCAGAAGCACCATTCTTCAGTTAAT TGGAAAGAGCGACGTCGTTTTGGGGTCGTTAGTTGTTCAGGCGAGGATTCGGGTCAGACCGGTGCACAAG ATGATGAAAAGGTTAGTGTAGGCGTTAAAGCAGCATTGTCTATGCTACGGTTCTACAAAC GGGAAATCTCGCCGTTGTTGCCAAATAGATGTCGGTATGTTCCGACATGTAGTGAGTCTTCGATGATTGCTTACAAGAAGTATGGAGTTGCAAAGGGGACCCTGTTGACTGCCTGGCGCCTTTGTCGTTGCAATGCTCTTG GTGGATCCGGCTTTGATCCCCCTAGATGGTTTGATGAGACAACTCCACCCGAGCAGTGA
- the LOC142545751 gene encoding UPF0161 protein At3g09310-like isoform X3: MAWKERRRFGVVSCSGEDSGQTGAQDDEKVSVGVKAALSMLRFYKREISPLLPNRCRYVPTCSESSMIAYKKYGVAKGTLLTAWRLCRCNALGGSGFDPPRWFDETTPPEQ; this comes from the exons ATGGCG TGGAAAGAGCGACGTCGTTTTGGGGTCGTTAGTTGTTCAGGCGAGGATTCGGGTCAGACCGGTGCACAAG ATGATGAAAAGGTTAGTGTAGGCGTTAAAGCAGCATTGTCTATGCTACGGTTCTACAAAC GGGAAATCTCGCCGTTGTTGCCAAATAGATGTCGGTATGTTCCGACATGTAGTGAGTCTTCGATGATTGCTTACAAGAAGTATGGAGTTGCAAAGGGGACCCTGTTGACTGCCTGGCGCCTTTGTCGTTGCAATGCTCTTG GTGGATCCGGCTTTGATCCCCCTAGATGGTTTGATGAGACAACTCCACCCGAGCAGTGA
- the LOC142545752 gene encoding scarecrow-like protein 9: MGELSNWKLVNESRSDISNSDQKLFDGQGFQSCFQEHNIGEVGLVANQPISNGTISSSCVETEDEYQDDCDFSNVVLRYIDQMLMEEDMEDKTHMLQESLDLQAQEKSFYDVLGKKYPPSPQPEPALFNQFSKIPDGYRYVNPHNLSHRESNDNGYLIDVVDPRWIKGPLYRETSVAGCHTTNHTPNSSVTVSNSLYNVVDVSSDSAISPLQMRETHGESQYVWKFKKGVEEANKFLPGENRLLISVDVNGFLAQNSIEESVKGVIEVGKKDEVGECSPSRSKGKKNGHNFDIDFEEERNSKLPAIYRESDVPMEEFDNVLLISLGEHGKNFAAYRADLQCAASKGMQCNGKQKGSSGGKSRGKKQSLKKQIIDLRTLLINCAQAVAADDHRNANELLKQIRQHSSPFGDGNQRLAHYFADGLEARLAGTGSQIHKALVNRRTTAADYLKAYYTYLASSPFRKITNFASNKTIITKSEKAMRVHVIDFGILYGFQWPTFIQRIAARKGGPPKVRITGIDFPQPGFRPAERIQETGRRLAHYAEKFNLPFEYNAIAQKWETIRMEDLMICKDEFVVVTCLYRGRNLLDESVVAESSRTAVLNLIRKINPSLFIHGVLNGAYSTPFFVTRFREVLFHFSALFDMLESNIPREKQERLLIEKDIFGKEALNVIACEGWERVERPETYKQWQVRDLRAGFIHIPFEREIMKGAIYKVRTCYHKDFVIDEDGHWMLMGWKGRIIYAISCWKPI; encoded by the coding sequence ATGGGCGAGTTATCCAATTGGAAACTAGTAAATGAGAGTAGGTCAGATATTAGTAATTCAGATCAGAAGCTATTTGATGGACAGGGGTTTCAAAGTTGCTTTCAAGAACATAATATTGGAGAGGTAGGTTTGGTGGCGAACCAGCCCATTTCAAATGGTACCATCTCTAGTTCTTGCGTGGAAACGGAGGATGAATATCAAGACGATTGTGACTTTTCCAATGTGGTTTTGAGGTATATAGATCAGATGCTCATGGAAGAAGACATGGAGGACAAGACACATATGCTTCAAGAGTCGTTGGATCTTCAAGCACAAGAAAAGTCATTCTATGATGTACTTGGTAAGAAATATCCACCTTCTCCTCAGCCGGAACCAGCTTTGTTTAATCAATTTAGTAAGATCCCAGATGGTTATCGTTACGTAAATCCCCATAATTTATCGCATAGAGAGAGTAATGACAATGGTTACCTAATTGATGTAGTCGATCCGAGGTGGATCAAGGGTCCTTTATATAGAGAAACTTCAGTCGCAGGATGTCATACCACCAATCATACTCCCAACTCGTCTGTTACTGTGTCAAATAGCTTATACAATGTCGTGGATGTTTCCTCGGACTCGGCTATAAGTCCTCTGCAGATGCGTGAAACACATGGTGAAAGTCAATATGTATGGAAATTCAAGAAGGGGGTGGAAGAAGCAAACAAGTTCCTTCCTGGTGAAAATAGATTGTTAATCAGTGTGGATGTGAATGGTTTTTTAGCTCAAAATTCTATAGAAGAATCTGTCAAAGGGGTAATTGAGGTGGGGAAGAAAGATGAGGTGGGAGAATGCTCACCTTCTCGATCAAAGGGTAAGAAAAATGGTCATAATTTCGATATTGATTTTGAAGAAGAGAGAAATAGCAAGCTTCCTGCTATTTATAGAGAGTCTGATGTGCCTATGGAGGAATTTGATAACGTCTTGCTTATTTCCTTGGGGGAGCATGGAAAGAATTTTGCAGCTTACCGGGCTGACCTGCAATGCGCAGCAAGTAAAGGTATGCAATGCAATGGGAAACAAAAGGGATCGAGTGGTGGGAAGAGCCGTGGCAAGAAACAGAGCTTGAAAAAACAAATTATTGATTTGAGAACCCTTCTGATAAATTGTGCCCAAGCTGTTGCTGCTGACGATCATCGGAATGCCAACGAACTTCTTAAACAGATCAGGCAGCATTCGTCTCCTTTCGGTGACGGGAATCAGAGATTGGCTCACTATTTTGCCGATGGCCTAGAAGCACGTTTGGCTGGCACTGGTAGCCAGATACATAAAGCCCTTGTTAATAGAAGAACAACTGCTGCCGATTACTTGAAAGCTTACTATACTTATCTTGCATCATCTCCATTCAGGAAGATAACTAATTTTGCCTCGAACAAGacaataatcacaaaatcagaAAAGGCAATGAGAGTTCATGTTATAGATTTCGGTATCCTTTACGGCTTCCAGTGGCCTACTTTTATTCAGCGTATTGCCGCGCGAAAAGGTGGTCCACCTAAGGTTCGGATTACTGGAATAGACTTTCCGCAACCTGGCTTCAGACCTGCGGAAAGAATTCAGGAAACAGGGCGCCGATTGGCCCACTATGCCGAGAAATTTAACCTTCCTTTTGAGTACAATGCTATAGCCCAAAAGTGGGAAACAATCAGAATGGAGGATCTCATGATTTGCAAGGACGAATTTGTGGTTGTCACCTGCTTGTATCGAGGCAGGAACTTACTTGATGAGTCGGTGGTTGCAGAAAGTTCAAGAACAGCGGTTCTTAACCTGATTAGGAAAATCAATCCCTCTTTATTCATCCATGGTGTACTCAATGGAGCATATAGCACGCCATTCTTTGTCACCAGGTTTCGGGAAGTTTTGTTCCACTTCTCTGCACTATTCGACATGCTGGAATCAAACATACCTCGGGAGAAACAAGAAAGACTGCTGATTGAGAAAGATATATTTGGGAAAGAAGCATTGAATGTCATAGCTTGCGAAGGCTGGGAGAGAGTTGAAAGGCCAGAAACTTATAAACAGTGGCAAGTACGTGATCTTAGGGCAGGTTTCATCCACATCCCTTTCGAAAGGGAGATCATGAAAGGGGCGATATATAAGGTGAGGACGTGTTACCACAAAGATTTTGTAATAGATGAAGATGGCCATTGGATGTTAATGGGCTGGAAAGGGCGGATAATCTATGCCATTTCATGCTGGAAACCTATTTGA